The Engystomops pustulosus chromosome 4, aEngPut4.maternal, whole genome shotgun sequence genome contains a region encoding:
- the LOC140128530 gene encoding olfactory receptor 1A1-like — MMNKSITAGFRFIAFSREGVRQPLLSIVFFAIYCIGVLGNLLILLVIVIDRHLHTPMYIFLSNLSSVDIFYINITLPKLLNILLSGDNSMSFSQCFTQLYFYNFIVGTEIMLLSIMAYDRYVAICRPLHYHLIMKKRNLVLLLCMNWISGCLNSLLFISFASQLSFCRSTEIHHFYCDTKALVKISCPTIYFQILLQLESLLCGPLPFMISLLSYVQIIRTVLQIKSTNSRRKAFSTCTSHLTVLSIFYGTVICTYMTPISENSEIIDQIFSILYTAVTPMLNPLIYSLRNKNVKNALHHLLTHKY; from the coding sequence ATGATGAATAAATCCATTACCGCAGGTTTTCGGTTTATAGCATTTTCTAGAGAGGGTGTGAGACAACCTTTGTTATCTATTGTCTTCTTTGCCatttattgtattggtgtccttggaAATCTCCTTATTCTTCTAGTTATTGTAATAGATAGGCATCTGCATACACCAATGTACATCTTTCTGAGTAACCTATCTTCTGTGGACATCTTCTACATAAACATTACCCTTCCTaaacttctgaacattctactatccGGGGACAACTCCATGTCCTTTAGTCAGTGCTTCACTCAGCTGTACTTCTATAATTTCATTGTCGGGACAGAGATTATGTTGCTGTCAATCATGGCTTATGACCGGTATGTGGCCATATGTAGACCCTTACACTATCATCTCATCATGAAGAAGAGGAACCTTGTGCTGCTCTTGTGTATGAATTGGATATCAGGATGCTTGAACTCGTTGCTTTTTATTAGCTTTGCTTCTCAATTGTCCTTTTGCCGTTCCACAGAGATTCATCACTTCTATTGTGACACTAAAGCTTTGGTCAAGATTTCTTGCCCCACAATATATTTCCAAATACTACTTCAACTGGAATCTTTACTATGTGGACCATTGCCATTCATGATTTCATTACTTTCCTATGTCCAGATCATCAGAACTGTCCTGCAAATAAAGTCAACAAATAGTAGAAGAAAGGCCTTCTCCACTTGTACATCCCATCTCACTGTGCTCAGCATCTTCTATGGAACGGTAATCTGCACATACATGACCCCCATTTCAGAAAACTCAGAAATTATAGATCAGATATTCTCAatattatatacagcagtgaCCCCCATGTTAAACCCACTTATATACAGTCttagaaataaaaatgtaaaaaacgcaCTGCACCATTTGCTAACACACAAGTATTAA